From Solibacillus sp. FSL W7-1436, one genomic window encodes:
- a CDS encoding DUF4387 domain-containing protein, producing MAVEYLKDLAKTVRSKNAGTDRITFDIIFNNQENYNKVCSSNVITRESMAKLFNVSSDRITDFVQYNPANAIKFTISRLTPSGSPGDGDIFGSQQYAPLLDIEIPV from the coding sequence ATGGCTGTAGAGTATTTGAAAGATTTAGCCAAAACAGTTCGTTCTAAAAATGCCGGTACCGATCGTATTACATTTGATATTATTTTTAATAATCAAGAGAACTACAATAAAGTATGTTCTAGTAATGTTATTACGCGTGAAAGTATGGCGAAACTATTTAACGTTTCCTCAGATCGCATTACAGATTTTGTACAATATAATCCTGCAAATGCAATTAAATTTACAATATCCCGCCTTACTCCAAGTGGAAGCCCTGGAGATGGGGACATTTTCGGCTCTCAACAATATGCACCCTTGTTAGATATTGAAATTCCCGTTTAA
- a CDS encoding ABC transporter permease: MTREIKIIETTTYDSYATSTKLQKWGKNLKNIFKDLKKQPIALIGGIVVLLYAVIAIIGPFITPHSGIEGDLADRILPPVWMEGGTWNHILGTNEQGVDLFSRIIEGTRVSIAVGIIATTISVLVGTSLGLIAGYFRGWFDTVLSRIADLLLSFPFLIFAIGLMSFLGPGFLNLILALSFIGWVEFFRITRGESLSEQKKEYVEAAKSIGRNPIKIMWSEILPNIIQTIFVLATLRFGYMIIMEASLSFLGLGIQPPTPAWGSMIASGREYMLTGWWLSTFPGIFLLILVLNINLLGEGLRDILDPRMKTK; encoded by the coding sequence ATGACAAGAGAAATAAAAATCATCGAGACCACGACTTATGATTCCTATGCTACTTCTACCAAACTTCAAAAGTGGGGGAAGAATTTAAAAAATATTTTTAAAGATCTTAAAAAGCAGCCCATAGCATTAATAGGTGGAATTGTCGTGTTACTCTATGCTGTTATAGCCATTATTGGTCCCTTCATTACCCCTCATAGTGGGATAGAAGGTGATCTAGCAGACCGTATTTTACCCCCAGTTTGGATGGAAGGTGGTACGTGGAACCATATACTCGGTACAAATGAACAAGGTGTAGATTTATTCTCACGTATCATTGAAGGTACACGTGTTTCCATTGCAGTTGGTATTATTGCCACAACAATTTCAGTTCTCGTTGGTACATCCTTAGGTTTAATAGCAGGGTATTTTAGAGGATGGTTCGACACAGTACTTTCGCGAATAGCTGACTTATTATTATCTTTTCCCTTCCTAATTTTCGCAATCGGGCTAATGTCATTTTTAGGACCTGGTTTCTTGAATTTAATTTTAGCACTCTCATTTATTGGCTGGGTAGAATTTTTCCGGATAACTCGGGGAGAATCACTATCTGAGCAAAAGAAGGAGTATGTTGAAGCAGCCAAATCCATTGGAAGAAATCCCATCAAAATTATGTGGAGTGAAATTTTACCAAATATTATTCAAACTATTTTTGTATTGGCGACACTTCGTTTTGGCTACATGATTATTATGGAGGCATCATTAAGCTTTTTAGGGTTAGGAATCCAACCTCCTACTCCGGCATGGGGATCAATGATTGCTTCTGGTCGTGAATATATGTTAACAGGTTGGTGGTTATCAACATTCCCTGGGATTTTCCTCCTTATTTTAGTTTTAAATATTAACTTACTTGGTGAGGGCCTAAGAGACATATTAGATCCACGAATGAAGACAAAATAG
- a CDS encoding ABC transporter ATP-binding protein: protein MLNTLPNNDQISSTPTLEIQPLIEVRNLKKYFKRSASVLEKVLTKQKDSLVCAVDDVSFSIYPGETLGLVGESGCGKSTLGRTILNLHEKTDGQIIFKGKDISDMSNKTTKEYRKHAQIIFQNPYGSLNPRMTVFEILKIAIECRGVSDPYVQQQEIFDLIERVGLTKRQLDQYPHQFSGGQRQRIGIARALAMKPEFIVADEPVSALDVSVQAQILNLMDELKQELNLTYLFIAHDLSVVYHVSDRVAVMYLGQMVEMAETKELFNNPKHPYTKALLSSIPAVYKDEKKERIILEGNVPSPINQTVGCVFKDRCFNKKGPICDLVRPEWQLIDGHGVACHLYTEETINE, encoded by the coding sequence TTGCTAAATACTCTACCAAATAATGATCAAATTAGTTCAACTCCAACATTAGAAATTCAACCTCTTATTGAAGTACGTAATCTAAAGAAATATTTTAAACGTAGTGCCAGCGTACTTGAAAAAGTATTAACGAAGCAAAAAGATTCATTAGTATGCGCTGTTGATGATGTAAGTTTTAGCATCTACCCAGGCGAAACCTTAGGATTAGTTGGCGAAAGTGGGTGTGGCAAATCTACATTAGGTAGAACTATTCTAAATTTACATGAAAAAACAGATGGACAAATTATTTTTAAAGGCAAAGATATTTCTGACATGAGTAATAAGACCACAAAAGAATATCGAAAGCATGCACAAATTATATTCCAAAATCCATACGGGTCGCTTAACCCCAGAATGACCGTCTTCGAAATTTTAAAGATTGCAATTGAATGTCGTGGAGTAAGTGATCCGTATGTTCAACAACAAGAAATTTTTGATTTGATTGAACGTGTTGGTTTAACTAAAAGACAATTAGATCAATATCCCCATCAATTTAGTGGTGGTCAACGTCAGCGAATTGGTATTGCAAGAGCTTTAGCGATGAAACCTGAATTCATTGTTGCTGACGAACCCGTATCAGCACTAGATGTTTCTGTTCAAGCACAAATTTTAAATTTAATGGATGAGCTAAAACAAGAATTAAACTTAACATATTTATTTATCGCACACGATTTAAGTGTTGTTTACCACGTAAGTGATCGAGTGGCTGTTATGTACTTGGGGCAGATGGTAGAAATGGCAGAAACAAAAGAATTATTTAATAATCCTAAACACCCCTACACTAAAGCCTTACTTTCATCTATACCAGCAGTTTATAAAGACGAGAAGAAAGAGCGAATTATATTAGAAGGCAATGTACCATCCCCAATAAATCAAACTGTTGGATGCGTATTTAAAGACCGTTGTTTTAATAAAAAAGGACCAATTTGCGATCTGGTGCGACCTGAATGGCAATTAATAGATGGACATGGTGTAGCATGTCACCTATATACGGAGGAGACAATAAATGAATAA
- a CDS encoding acyclic terpene utilization AtuA family protein, which translates to MKKELRIVSPNGHLGFAPTKEGSFKIAAATKPDYYCADSGSDDIGPTALGSDRSVSMYNWQKHDLELMLLAAREQGVPMIIGSAGDTGANSRVDMYVQIIKDLAKEHNLPPFKIGYFYSEVEKEFLKNQMQNDVKIEGLDSRNDLTLEELENTKRIVAVAGVHPFIKALDLGADVVIGGRSSDVAVFAAPAIREGFPEANAYYLGKVLECASFCAEPYGAKESIIGTITHEDVKATAMHPDQRCTIASVAGHAMYERSNPYFEYFAGGMLDMTDCHYEQYDEKTCRITGYKYKPIEGKVKVKLEGAGLIGEKFIGIAGVRDPYTIENIDTVIKFVEDQVAQEFAGVEYSLNLKVFGKNGVMGDLEPVKEIKSHELAIVIEGITRDKVTAEELTLFATRQVFYCKLPEVKGTAGTAAYLIDDVLYAGQSYKWTLNHVIPVENALDLFDVRVEEVTSEQKNKVLN; encoded by the coding sequence ATGAAAAAAGAATTAAGAATTGTAAGTCCTAATGGCCATTTAGGTTTTGCTCCTACGAAAGAAGGCAGCTTTAAGATTGCAGCAGCTACAAAACCAGATTATTATTGTGCAGATTCTGGTAGTGATGATATTGGACCAACAGCACTTGGTTCCGACCGTTCTGTGAGTATGTATAATTGGCAAAAACATGATTTAGAATTAATGCTCTTGGCAGCGAGAGAACAAGGTGTCCCTATGATTATAGGTTCTGCAGGTGATACCGGTGCTAATAGTCGAGTTGATATGTATGTACAAATTATTAAAGATTTAGCCAAAGAACATAATTTACCGCCTTTTAAAATTGGATACTTTTATTCAGAAGTAGAAAAGGAATTTTTAAAAAATCAAATGCAAAATGATGTAAAAATTGAAGGCCTAGACTCTCGAAATGATTTGACATTGGAAGAACTTGAAAACACAAAACGTATTGTGGCGGTTGCTGGTGTTCATCCTTTCATAAAAGCATTAGATTTAGGCGCTGATGTAGTTATTGGAGGACGATCTAGTGATGTAGCAGTATTTGCTGCACCTGCTATTCGTGAAGGTTTTCCTGAAGCAAATGCATATTATCTAGGAAAAGTATTAGAATGTGCATCATTTTGTGCAGAACCTTATGGCGCTAAAGAAAGTATTATTGGAACAATCACACATGAAGACGTAAAAGCAACAGCAATGCATCCTGATCAAAGATGTACTATTGCCTCAGTTGCTGGGCATGCAATGTATGAACGGTCAAATCCATATTTTGAATACTTTGCAGGCGGTATGCTAGATATGACAGATTGCCATTATGAGCAATATGATGAAAAAACATGCCGTATTACCGGTTATAAATATAAGCCAATCGAAGGGAAAGTTAAAGTTAAATTGGAAGGTGCCGGATTAATCGGTGAAAAATTTATTGGCATTGCCGGTGTCCGTGATCCATATACAATTGAAAATATTGATACAGTAATTAAGTTTGTAGAGGATCAAGTAGCTCAAGAATTTGCTGGAGTTGAATACAGTCTTAACCTCAAAGTGTTTGGGAAAAATGGTGTTATGGGCGATTTAGAGCCTGTTAAAGAGATTAAATCACATGAGTTGGCCATTGTAATTGAAGGCATTACACGTGATAAAGTCACTGCAGAGGAATTAACTTTATTTGCCACAAGACAAGTATTCTATTGTAAGCTACCCGAGGTTAAAGGAACAGCAGGTACAGCAGCTTATTTAATTGATGATGTTTTATATGCTGGACAGAGCTATAAATGGACATTAAATCATGTCATTCCTGTTGAAAATGCATTAGATCTCTTTGATGTGAGAGTGGAAGAAGTTACGTCTGAACAAAAAAATAAAGTTCTTAATTAA
- a CDS encoding ABC transporter ATP-binding protein, with translation MLEVKNLTVGFKKDESWIKAVNNIEFSVNQGQIIGIVGESGCGKSTALFSILGLISKPGEILDGEISFGGHNLTTKTKKQWTKIRGNDISMIFQDPMSALNPAYSVGEQIREIIKTHGTLNNGKNNFFNKRKQRQKEKEKVIELMGEVKIPHPEKRYDDFPHQFSGGMQQRILVAMAIANNPKLLLADEPTTALDVTVQAQILELLKEINKVHNTSIITVTHDLGVASEFCDEIIVMYAGRIVEKGSSYDVINNPCHPYTKGLLNSIPTISEEKKIIEPIKGNVIDLAKVGEGCGFYNRCPYATERCNAPVKMTKINENRYVRCIQYLEGEV, from the coding sequence ATGTTGGAAGTCAAAAATCTAACGGTGGGCTTTAAAAAAGATGAATCTTGGATTAAAGCTGTAAACAATATAGAGTTTTCTGTAAATCAAGGACAAATAATTGGCATTGTAGGAGAATCTGGATGTGGTAAAAGTACAGCATTATTCAGTATTTTAGGGCTAATTTCTAAACCGGGTGAAATTCTTGATGGAGAGATTTCATTTGGTGGGCATAATCTAACTACTAAAACTAAAAAGCAGTGGACTAAAATCCGTGGGAATGATATTTCAATGATTTTCCAAGATCCAATGTCTGCACTAAATCCAGCTTACTCTGTAGGAGAACAAATTCGTGAAATAATAAAAACTCATGGAACTCTAAACAACGGTAAGAATAATTTCTTTAATAAACGTAAACAAAGACAAAAAGAAAAAGAAAAAGTCATCGAGTTAATGGGAGAAGTGAAAATTCCTCATCCTGAAAAACGCTATGATGATTTTCCACATCAATTTAGTGGAGGTATGCAACAGCGAATTTTAGTTGCAATGGCAATCGCAAATAATCCTAAATTGCTATTAGCAGATGAACCAACAACAGCTTTAGATGTAACTGTACAGGCACAGATTTTAGAATTACTAAAGGAAATTAATAAAGTACACAACACTAGCATTATTACAGTAACGCATGATTTAGGGGTTGCATCCGAATTTTGTGATGAAATTATTGTTATGTATGCTGGGAGAATCGTAGAAAAAGGGTCTTCCTATGATGTGATTAATAATCCATGTCACCCTTATACAAAAGGTTTATTAAATTCTATTCCAACAATTTCAGAAGAGAAAAAAATAATTGAACCGATTAAGGGAAATGTAATCGATTTAGCAAAAGTAGGAGAAGGTTGCGGCTTTTATAATCGCTGTCCCTATGCAACTGAAAGATGTAACGCTCCTGTCAAAATGACAAAGATTAATGAAAACCGCTATGTAAGATGTATACAGTACTTGGAAGGAGAGGTTTGA
- a CDS encoding gamma-glutamyl-gamma-aminobutyrate hydrolase family protein yields the protein MNKPIIGVNCNIKPHEGLAGELNLDKSYIEAVYLAGGIPQIIPHFTNLEAVDELIELYDGLLMTGGGGLLPAMEDIEELPGLKEQNPVRHPFDLALINAALKKKIPILGVCRGHQTINDALGGTIENIGDTTHQQSPFGQETSHPISVEPDSILKSCFNSSEVNVNSYHRQRVKNVGKGLKVSAYAYDGSIEAIEGIEYSFLLGVQFHPEFRIHDSQMLAIYKAFVEAASKIP from the coding sequence ATGAATAAACCTATAATTGGGGTAAATTGCAATATAAAACCCCATGAAGGATTAGCAGGGGAATTGAATCTAGATAAGTCATATATAGAGGCTGTTTATCTTGCTGGTGGGATTCCGCAAATTATACCTCATTTTACAAATCTTGAAGCTGTTGATGAATTAATCGAGTTATATGACGGATTGTTAATGACCGGGGGCGGTGGTCTCTTGCCAGCTATGGAAGACATAGAAGAATTACCTGGATTAAAAGAGCAAAATCCTGTTAGACATCCGTTTGATTTAGCTTTAATCAATGCTGCTTTGAAGAAAAAAATTCCTATTTTAGGTGTGTGTCGTGGTCATCAAACAATCAATGATGCTTTAGGCGGGACCATCGAAAATATAGGTGATACAACTCACCAACAAAGCCCATTTGGACAAGAAACATCGCATCCAATTAGTGTAGAACCGGACAGCATTTTAAAAAGCTGCTTTAATAGCAGCGAGGTTAATGTAAATAGTTATCATAGACAAAGAGTTAAAAATGTTGGCAAGGGATTAAAGGTGAGTGCATATGCTTACGATGGCTCAATTGAAGCTATTGAAGGCATTGAATATTCATTTCTCTTAGGTGTACAATTTCATCCCGAATTCCGGATTCATGATTCACAAATGCTAGCAATATATAAAGCCTTTGTTGAAGCTGCATCTAAAATTCCGTAA